From Syngnathus scovelli strain Florida chromosome 14, RoL_Ssco_1.2, whole genome shotgun sequence, one genomic window encodes:
- the si:ch211-195o20.7 gene encoding cytospin-A: protein MGSFSSKESHGHTGNQLDSFHTPPASPQSDKPGFEPDAPRIVHPISPKSPSAVSSSPPASVLTSSSVKRSQPSSAVPPPEWRPPPPRLNSNSSANVSAVSSVSTKPESTLAVKGNVTGRNGTRSTSTVVVAQGKCMPVSPAKIPTSTCSSSQPVSNSSGPKWKERDSSVSQTLLPGPEVRDVQSKELESLLEECRTTLGTSNSQDGPTNAIEMLKRLQTEVKNLKTAMQTERTEWLQFQADLQVAVSVADRLRAEAEEDLSALRTAHKDVERELAAALQRQKEADMQLVTLRRELEESRQRLETLSQTPDKTNTQEEEKIQPLKNSDSSEGGQRGKERGVYRLAGCPNDIVKSAVREDCVAVTKRYLRNVTNEERRREEMRSGEVRRTATTERSRSLSRLPAHSDSPTIQNGTSQSTVSTTPESTNKNLLQLRGRRSLDQQESKSNTDTGKREETLNKYNSTLSELPPTRSQDGFNLLLRRHGGSKRNSLLRWCQGQTQGYKNIDITNFSSSWVDGLAFCAVYHSYLPSHIPYSSLSPDNKRENLSLAFKTGETVGIVQSLSVEDMLRAGGPDWQMVLSYVESMYRHFEM from the exons GAAACCAACTGGATAGTTTCCACACTCCTCCTGCTTCCCCACAAAGTGACAAACCTGGATTTGAACCTGATGCTCCCCGGATCGTCCACCCCATATCACCAAAATCTCCAAGCGCAGTTTCATCTTCACCTCCCGCCTCTGTGCTCACATCCTCCAGCGTTAAGCGATCACAGCCAAGTTCTGCCGTTCCACCACCTGAGTGGAGACCTCCTCCGCCACGGCTCAACTCAAACAGCTCCGCAAATGTTTCAGCAGTCAGTTCAGTGTCAACTAAGCCTGAAAGTACATTAGCAGTGAAAGGAAACGTTACAGGCAGAAATGGAACTCGTTCTACTTCTACGGTTGTGGTTGCACAGGGCAAGTGCATGCCCGTCAGCCCTGCAAAGATCCCAACCTCGACGTGTAGTTCCTCACAGCCTGTGTCCAACTCTTCTGGACCGAAATGGAAAGAAAGGGACAGCAGTGTGAGTCAAACTTTGTTGCCAGGTCCAGAGGTCAGAGACGTCCAGTCCAAAGAATTGGAAAGTCTATTGGAAGAGTGTCGGACAACATTAGGGACCTCTAACAGTCAAGATGGGCCCACAAATGCCATAG AAATGCTGAAACGTCTCCAGACAGAAGTGAAGAATTTGAAGACTGCAATGCAG ACTGAGCGAACAGAATGGCTGCAATTTCAAGCTGACCTTCAGGTGGCGGTGTCAGTGGCTGACCGTCTGAGAGCTGAGGCCGAAGAGGACCTGAGTGCACTCCGGACGGCTCATAAAGATGTGGAGAGGGAACTGGCTGCAGCCCTGCAGAGACAGAAGGAGGCTGACATGCAGCTTGTCACTTTGAGAAGGGAGCTGGAGGAAAGCAGGCAGAGGCTAGAGACACTGAGTCAGACTCCAGACAAAACTAATACCCAAGAAGAAGAGAAGATCCAACCTCTGAAGAACTCTGACAGCAGTGAGGGAGGACAGAGGGGGAAAGAGAGGGGGGTGTACCGGCTTGCGGGGTGTCCAAATGACATCGTGAAAAGTGCTGTCAGAGAGGACTGTGTAGCTGTTACTAAAcgatacttgagaaatgtaaccAATGAGGAAAGGAGGAGGGAGGAGATGCGTTCTGGAGAAGTGCGAAGAACAGCAACCACTGAGAGGTCAAG GAGCCTGTCGAGATTACCAGCACACTCTGACTCCCCTACAATACAGAATGGAACGTCCCAGTCAACTGTTTCCACAACACCTGAATCAACAAACAAA AATTTACTCCAACTTAGAGGACGAAGAAGTCTGGACCAACAAGAGAGCAAGTCAAACACTGATACAG GAAAACGTGAAGAAACTCTAAACAAGTACAATTCAACTCTCTCCGAGCTGCCGCCAACCAG GTCCCAGGATGGCTTCAACCTGCTGCTGCGTCGCCATGGAGGCTCAAAAAGGAATTCACTGTTACGTTGGTGTCAGGGCCAAACCCAAGGCTACAAA AATATTGACATTACCAACTTTAGCAGCAGCTGGGTGGATGGCCTCGCATTTTGTGCCGTGTACCACAGCTACCTCCCCTCACATATTCCTTATAGCAGCCTCAGTCCAGACAACAAG AGGGAGAATCTCAGTCTCGCATTCAAAACAGGAGAGACTGTTGGGATTGTCCAATCTTTG AGTGTTGAGGACATGCTGCGTGCAGGTGGTCCTGACTGGCAAATGGTCCTGAGCTATGTGGAGAGCATGTATCGTCACTTTGAGATGTGA